A genomic region of Marinobacter sp. NP-4(2019) contains the following coding sequences:
- a CDS encoding DUF3581 domain-containing protein, with translation MFLDRFHSVQDGHVHISAPQASQFAKEIAGDFNPIHDPDARRFCVPGDLLFAIILARFGLSQNMTFRFRSLLGADVPLRFVETESGIDVCDDAGKVYIEVTRSGARTEDQQLIEDITRAYVAASGKNFPHTLKPLMESNGVMFNPDRPMVMYESMSLALNHLDLPSPDLELSNATLDAAGKRGNVLLEYQLTADGKAVGEVTKRLVLSGLRPYCPDAMAGVIEEFYRLKARGTTVPPDTKNPG, from the coding sequence ATGTTTCTAGATCGTTTCCACTCCGTCCAGGACGGGCACGTACATATCTCTGCGCCGCAGGCCAGTCAATTCGCCAAAGAGATCGCAGGGGACTTCAACCCCATTCATGATCCGGATGCCCGCCGCTTCTGCGTTCCCGGGGACCTGCTCTTCGCCATCATTCTGGCCCGTTTCGGACTCTCGCAAAACATGACCTTCCGATTCCGCAGCCTGCTGGGCGCAGACGTGCCATTACGGTTTGTGGAGACCGAGAGTGGCATTGACGTCTGCGATGACGCCGGCAAGGTCTATATCGAGGTGACGCGCAGTGGTGCCCGCACCGAGGACCAGCAGCTGATCGAGGATATTACCCGCGCCTACGTGGCCGCCTCCGGCAAGAACTTCCCCCACACCCTGAAACCGCTGATGGAGTCGAACGGGGTGATGTTCAATCCCGATCGCCCGATGGTCATGTACGAAAGCATGAGCCTGGCCCTGAACCACCTGGATCTGCCGTCGCCAGACCTCGAACTGAGCAACGCAACGCTGGATGCAGCCGGAAAGCGCGGCAACGTTCTACTGGAGTATCAGCTGACCGCCGACGGCAAGGCCGTGGGCGAAGTCACCAAGCGCCTTGTACTGAGCGGCCTGCGGCCTTACTGCCCGGATGCCATGGCCGGCGTCATCGAGGAGTTCTATCGCCTCAAGGCCCGAGGAACTACTGTTCCTCCAGACACAAAAAACCCCGGATAA
- a CDS encoding acetyltransferase encodes MFVAEKYTGHLIEVLDTQALFDPHKTRIKGSMQYGEEAQDPEFYEKSELGFPSGEALPKCWTDPNYRLKK; translated from the coding sequence ATGTTTGTAGCAGAAAAATACACCGGCCATTTGATTGAAGTGCTGGATACCCAGGCCCTGTTCGACCCCCACAAAACCCGCATCAAGGGCAGCATGCAATACGGTGAGGAAGCCCAGGATCCGGAGTTCTATGAAAAGTCGGAGCTGGGATTTCCTTCCGGTGAGGCTTTGCCGAAATGCTGGACTGATCCGAATTATCGGCTGAAGAAGTGA
- a CDS encoding helix-turn-helix transcriptional regulator: MATGRDDTRDIVTALTAAGAAPRRVLELNDGRALAHWHNHHGEARYERPRHHALSIYTRGGEHTTRQVNGQAVSHGFPGAVCLFPAGSQSLWRIDGPFEFLHFYFTDQDLHRCVESTWDREPAALQLGERYQIEDDIIAQTGRLLEMSEWDTASQSLAMDHLAHWLIVQIAGRYGARDLPAPAIRGQFSRPQQRLLTNRIDESLACPLDLATMAGWLNLSPYHFARLFRASFGLAPYQYVQEQRLLRARRLLQHPSAKITAIALECGFGDSSQFSRAFRRRFGESPSEYRGRQT; the protein is encoded by the coding sequence ATGGCCACAGGCCGGGATGACACCAGAGACATTGTTACGGCGCTCACCGCAGCCGGCGCGGCGCCCCGTCGCGTGCTGGAACTGAACGACGGCCGCGCCCTGGCTCACTGGCACAATCACCACGGCGAAGCCCGCTATGAACGCCCCCGCCATCACGCGCTCAGCATCTACACCCGGGGCGGCGAGCATACCACCCGGCAGGTGAACGGCCAGGCCGTCAGCCACGGCTTTCCCGGCGCAGTCTGCCTGTTTCCGGCCGGCAGCCAGTCACTGTGGCGCATCGACGGCCCGTTTGAATTCCTGCACTTCTATTTTACCGACCAGGACCTGCACCGCTGCGTCGAGAGTACCTGGGACCGGGAACCCGCGGCCCTGCAACTTGGGGAACGTTACCAGATCGAGGATGACATCATCGCGCAGACCGGGCGCCTGCTGGAAATGAGTGAATGGGACACCGCCAGCCAGTCCCTGGCGATGGATCATCTGGCACACTGGCTGATCGTCCAGATTGCCGGCCGTTACGGTGCCCGTGACCTGCCGGCGCCGGCCATTCGCGGGCAATTTTCCCGCCCGCAGCAACGCCTGCTGACCAACCGGATCGACGAATCCCTGGCCTGTCCCCTGGACCTGGCCACCATGGCCGGCTGGCTCAACCTCAGTCCCTACCATTTCGCCCGACTGTTCCGCGCCAGCTTCGGGCTGGCACCCTATCAGTACGTTCAGGAGCAGCGGCTGCTGCGGGCCAGACGATTGCTGCAGCACCCGTCCGCCAAAATCACGGCGATCGCGCTTGAGTGCGGCTTTGGAGATTCCAGCCAGTTTTCACGGGCATTCCGGCGACGCTTTGGTGAGTCGCCGTCCGAGTATCGGGGCCGGCAGACTTAG
- the ahpC gene encoding alkyl hydroperoxide reductase subunit C — protein sequence MGIVNSEIKPFNATAFKGGEFVEISEADVKGKWSVFFFYPADFTFVCPTELGDVADKYEELQKLGVEVFSVSTDTHFTHKAWHDASETIGKINYFMVGDQTGTITNNFGVMREGQGLADRATFLIDPDGIIQAVEITAEGIGRDADDLLRKVKAAQYVRNNPGEVCPAKWKEGEATLAPSLDLVGKI from the coding sequence ATGGGTATTGTTAACAGCGAGATCAAACCGTTCAACGCCACCGCCTTCAAGGGCGGCGAGTTTGTTGAAATCTCCGAAGCTGATGTAAAAGGTAAGTGGTCTGTCTTCTTCTTCTATCCGGCCGACTTCACCTTCGTTTGCCCGACCGAGCTGGGTGATGTTGCAGACAAGTACGAAGAGCTGCAGAAGCTGGGCGTGGAAGTGTTCTCTGTGTCCACTGACACTCACTTCACCCACAAGGCATGGCACGACGCTTCCGAGACCATCGGTAAGATCAACTACTTCATGGTTGGCGACCAGACTGGCACCATCACCAACAACTTCGGTGTGATGCGTGAAGGTCAGGGCCTGGCGGACCGCGCTACTTTCCTGATCGATCCGGATGGCATTATCCAGGCGGTTGAAATCACTGCTGAAGGTATTGGCCGTGACGCCGACGATCTGCTGCGCAAGGTCAAAGCTGCCCAGTACGTTCGCAACAACCCGGGCGAAGTTTGCCCTGCCAAGTGGAAAGAAGGTGAAGCGACCCTGGCTCCTTCCCTGGACCTGGTTGGCAAGATCTAA
- a CDS encoding PQQ-dependent sugar dehydrogenase: MQRCLLLFICLVVTACGGGSGSNSGGETIGLSERPANSECLAFEGSGEVQLTPIAPSLDFNSPLLMLPHPTETGIFYVVEQGGAIYRLDLATEGRTQLADLSEAYSLSTCGECGLLGMAFDPAFSTNGFVYLSFTENTSAGMTSFVARFESADNGQSLRRDGTGNLLRSNLVEQQQPFNNHNGGHIAFGPDGLLYVGLGDGGSANDPGNRAQSLSTWLGKILRLNPDGSPASNGIPGALPEIYAYGLRNPWRWSFDRETGDLWAGDVGQNRFEEISRINLGGNYGWRCYEGFERTSNSCGDSPSGPFIEPVTAYGRSDGVSVTGGYVYRGNNIPALQGDYLFSDFGSGTLWALTEQPDGGFARRTLLETGRNVASFAEDTAGELYLVTFSGLFRIDPVAVESELPQQLSDTGCVQASAPWQPADGLIPYTVIEPFWSDGADKTRYLALPDGTRITVDDSGDFDLPRGSVLVKNFLLGQSLIETRLFLHNADGSWSGYSYQWNEAGTDAELVDGSQDVDVGGQIWHYPSAGECSLCHTAAAGFSLGLETRQLNRDFTYPQTGVTANQLATLAGIGVLSEQPTPAQREQRLSRSTDDNAPITPRARSYLHANCSHCHRPGGTTQSAMDLRFTTPLSDTGACETPPGNGDLGRTGAQLLTPGDADNSLLYLRMISEREFRMPPISTLQEDTQGAQLVADWINQLDSCN, from the coding sequence ATGCAACGATGTCTTCTGCTATTCATCTGCCTGGTGGTCACTGCCTGCGGCGGGGGCTCAGGAAGCAACTCCGGCGGAGAGACCATCGGCCTCTCCGAGCGCCCCGCTAATTCTGAATGCCTGGCTTTTGAGGGCTCGGGTGAGGTTCAGCTCACCCCCATAGCGCCTTCCCTCGACTTCAACTCGCCTTTGCTGATGTTACCCCATCCCACCGAGACCGGGATTTTCTACGTGGTTGAGCAGGGGGGAGCCATCTATCGTCTTGACCTGGCGACCGAGGGTCGGACCCAGTTGGCAGACCTCTCCGAGGCCTACTCGCTGAGTACATGCGGCGAGTGTGGGCTGCTGGGCATGGCGTTTGATCCGGCATTTTCCACCAACGGTTTTGTTTACCTGTCGTTCACCGAAAATACCAGTGCCGGCATGACGTCATTCGTCGCCCGCTTCGAGTCCGCCGACAATGGCCAGAGCCTGCGCCGGGATGGTACCGGGAATTTGCTGCGCAGCAATCTTGTGGAACAGCAACAGCCCTTCAACAACCACAACGGCGGCCATATTGCCTTTGGTCCTGACGGTCTGCTGTATGTGGGGCTCGGAGACGGGGGCAGCGCGAACGATCCTGGCAATCGGGCCCAGAGCCTGTCCACCTGGCTGGGCAAGATCCTCAGGCTCAACCCCGATGGCAGCCCGGCCAGCAACGGCATTCCCGGAGCACTGCCGGAGATCTATGCCTACGGTCTGCGCAATCCCTGGCGCTGGAGCTTCGATCGCGAGACGGGCGACCTGTGGGCCGGCGATGTTGGCCAGAACCGGTTCGAAGAAATCAGCCGGATTAACCTCGGCGGCAACTATGGCTGGCGCTGCTACGAAGGTTTTGAGCGCACCAGTAACAGTTGTGGCGACTCCCCCTCCGGCCCGTTTATCGAGCCGGTCACGGCCTATGGTCGCTCTGACGGCGTTTCCGTTACCGGAGGCTATGTTTACCGCGGCAACAACATTCCTGCCCTTCAGGGGGACTACCTGTTCTCCGATTTCGGTTCAGGAACCCTCTGGGCGCTGACCGAACAGCCGGACGGCGGCTTCGCCCGTCGCACCCTGCTGGAAACCGGCCGTAACGTCGCCTCCTTCGCGGAGGATACCGCCGGCGAACTGTACCTGGTGACCTTCTCCGGGCTGTTCCGGATTGACCCGGTGGCTGTCGAGTCCGAACTGCCACAGCAATTGTCCGACACCGGCTGCGTCCAGGCCAGCGCACCCTGGCAGCCGGCAGACGGGCTGATTCCATACACCGTTATCGAACCCTTCTGGTCCGACGGTGCCGATAAGACCCGTTACCTGGCACTTCCCGATGGCACCCGCATTACGGTCGATGACAGCGGCGATTTCGACTTGCCCAGAGGGTCGGTATTGGTGAAGAATTTCCTGCTGGGCCAGAGTCTGATTGAAACCCGCCTGTTCCTGCATAACGCCGATGGCAGCTGGTCCGGTTACAGCTACCAATGGAACGAGGCGGGTACCGACGCCGAACTGGTCGACGGCAGTCAGGACGTCGACGTGGGTGGCCAGATCTGGCATTACCCCTCGGCCGGCGAATGCAGTCTTTGCCACACCGCCGCAGCTGGTTTCAGCCTCGGCCTGGAGACCAGGCAACTGAACAGAGACTTCACCTACCCCCAGACAGGTGTTACCGCCAATCAGCTGGCAACCCTGGCGGGCATTGGTGTACTGAGTGAGCAACCAACCCCAGCCCAAAGGGAGCAGCGTCTGAGCCGGAGCACCGATGACAACGCACCGATCACCCCTCGGGCGCGCAGCTATCTGCACGCCAACTGCAGCCATTGCCACCGCCCGGGTGGCACCACCCAGAGTGCCATGGATCTGCGATTCACGACGCCGCTCAGTGACACCGGGGCCTGCGAAACACCCCCCGGCAACGGCGACCTGGGCCGAACCGGCGCCCAACTGCTGACACCCGGAGACGCGGACAACTCACTGCTGTATCTGAGAATGATCTCCGAGCGCGAATTCCGCATGCCCCCGATCAGCACCCTTCAGGAGGACACCCAGGGTGCCCAGCTGGTGGCGGACTGGATCAATCAGCTGGACAGCTGCAATTGA
- a CDS encoding DMT family transporter, with amino-acid sequence MPISAHYALTVLIWGLTWTAIRLQVESAAVDLSVFYRFVLAATVALGGLALLRRLPRFTVRQHGWLVLQGLTLYSINFLLIYRAAENMTSGLLAVVFSLAALFNAFNGRLFMGIRPNPRIYPAVTLGISGVALLFWHDLQIGNATLPALLFAAAGTFWFSLGNLLSLKVREENIPLLAGNAWAMFYGAVALGVWCLVNGVEWVMPQGATFWGATLFLAIPGSIVAFFSYITVIRELGADKAGYATVLFPVVALSVSTWLEGFVWSGTALAGACLAILGNYVLFRKPRATARLA; translated from the coding sequence ATGCCCATCAGTGCTCATTATGCCCTGACCGTTCTGATCTGGGGCCTTACCTGGACCGCGATTCGCCTACAGGTGGAATCTGCGGCGGTGGATCTCTCGGTGTTCTATCGCTTTGTCCTGGCCGCCACGGTGGCCCTTGGCGGGCTGGCGCTGTTGCGACGGTTACCCCGGTTCACGGTGCGGCAACATGGCTGGCTTGTATTGCAGGGGCTAACACTTTACAGCATCAATTTCCTGCTGATCTATCGGGCGGCGGAAAACATGACCAGCGGCCTGCTGGCGGTGGTGTTTTCCCTGGCGGCGCTGTTCAACGCCTTCAACGGTCGGCTGTTCATGGGTATTCGTCCCAATCCCCGGATCTATCCGGCGGTGACCCTGGGCATCTCCGGTGTTGCCCTGTTGTTCTGGCACGATCTGCAGATCGGCAATGCCACGCTTCCCGCGCTGCTGTTTGCCGCGGCAGGTACCTTCTGGTTTTCCCTGGGCAACCTGCTCAGCCTGAAGGTCCGCGAGGAAAATATTCCCTTGTTGGCGGGCAATGCCTGGGCGATGTTCTACGGCGCTGTTGCGCTGGGGGTCTGGTGCCTGGTGAACGGTGTTGAATGGGTGATGCCGCAGGGGGCAACGTTCTGGGGCGCGACCCTGTTCCTCGCGATTCCCGGGTCGATCGTGGCGTTTTTCAGCTACATCACGGTGATCCGTGAGCTGGGAGCCGACAAGGCGGGCTACGCCACCGTGCTGTTCCCGGTGGTGGCCCTGAGTGTGTCGACCTGGCTGGAGGGGTTTGTCTGGAGTGGTACCGCGCTTGCGGGGGCCTGCCTGGCGATCCTTGGTAACTATGTGCTGTTCCGCAAACCCCGGGCGACAGCGAGGCTGGCGTAA
- the betA gene encoding choline dehydrogenase encodes MTENRYDYIIVGAGSAGCVLANRLTEDARHRVLLLETGGSDKSIFIQMPTALSIPMNTKKYAWQFESEPETYLDNRRMHCPRGKVLGGSSSINGMVYVRGHARDFDEWESEGAEGWNYRQVLPYFKKAETWAFGGDDYRGGKGPLGVNNGNNMQNPLYKAFIKAGADAGYFETGDYNGAQQEGFGAMHMTVKNGRRWSTANAYLRPAMERDNLTVVTHALVHKVLLEGKDGKTATGVRYEQGGKIHEAKAAEEVILCAGSIGSPHLLQLSGIGKREVLENAGIEVQHELPGVGENLQDHLEFYFQFRCKQPVSLNGKLDWWNKLKIGVRWILRKDGLGATNHFESCGFIRSKAGVEWPDLQYHFLPAAMRYDGKEAFDGDGFQLHIGHNKPKSRGFVHVQSADPKQAPTIRFNYLEHEADREGFRDCVRLTREIIGQPAMDEYRGAEIQPGIDVQSDEEIDAFVRQAVESAYHPSCSCKMGTDELAVVDPHTRVHGIKNLRVVDSSIFPTIPNGNLNAPTIMVAERAADLIRGREPLQPSDAPVVMDDQWQGRQRPGQAKRALG; translated from the coding sequence ATGACAGAAAACCGATACGACTACATCATTGTGGGTGCGGGTTCGGCCGGTTGCGTACTGGCCAACCGGCTTACCGAGGACGCGCGCCACCGGGTGCTGCTGCTGGAAACCGGGGGCAGCGACAAAAGCATCTTTATCCAGATGCCCACCGCCCTGTCCATTCCCATGAACACCAAAAAGTACGCCTGGCAGTTTGAATCCGAGCCGGAGACGTACCTGGACAATCGCCGCATGCATTGCCCCCGGGGCAAGGTGCTGGGTGGTTCGTCGTCCATCAACGGCATGGTCTACGTCCGTGGCCACGCCCGGGATTTCGACGAGTGGGAATCCGAAGGCGCGGAAGGCTGGAATTACCGGCAGGTTCTGCCGTACTTCAAGAAAGCGGAAACCTGGGCCTTTGGTGGCGATGACTACCGGGGCGGCAAGGGCCCGCTGGGCGTGAACAACGGCAACAACATGCAGAACCCGCTCTACAAAGCCTTCATCAAGGCGGGAGCGGATGCCGGCTACTTCGAGACCGGGGATTACAACGGCGCCCAGCAGGAAGGGTTCGGCGCCATGCACATGACCGTCAAGAATGGCCGTCGCTGGTCCACCGCCAACGCCTATCTGCGCCCGGCCATGGAGCGGGATAACCTGACGGTGGTGACCCACGCCCTGGTGCACAAGGTGCTTTTAGAGGGTAAGGACGGCAAAACCGCCACGGGCGTTCGCTATGAGCAGGGCGGCAAGATCCATGAGGCAAAAGCCGCCGAAGAGGTGATCCTGTGCGCCGGCTCCATTGGCTCGCCCCACCTGTTGCAGCTCTCAGGCATCGGCAAGCGCGAGGTGCTGGAGAACGCCGGCATCGAGGTGCAGCATGAACTGCCCGGCGTGGGCGAGAACCTGCAGGATCACCTGGAATTCTATTTCCAGTTCCGCTGCAAGCAGCCGGTCTCTCTCAACGGCAAGCTGGACTGGTGGAACAAGCTGAAGATCGGCGTGCGCTGGATTCTGCGCAAGGACGGTCTCGGGGCCACCAACCATTTTGAATCCTGCGGCTTTATCCGTTCCAAGGCGGGGGTTGAGTGGCCGGATCTGCAATACCATTTCCTGCCGGCAGCCATGCGCTACGACGGCAAGGAAGCGTTTGATGGTGACGGCTTCCAGCTGCATATCGGCCATAACAAGCCGAAAAGCCGGGGCTTTGTCCACGTGCAGTCGGCGGACCCGAAACAGGCGCCGACCATTCGCTTTAACTATCTGGAGCATGAGGCCGACCGCGAAGGCTTCCGTGACTGCGTGCGTCTGACCCGGGAAATCATCGGCCAGCCGGCGATGGACGAGTACCGTGGCGCCGAGATCCAGCCCGGCATCGACGTTCAGAGCGACGAGGAAATTGACGCCTTTGTCCGTCAGGCGGTGGAGAGCGCCTATCACCCGTCCTGCTCCTGCAAGATGGGCACCGACGAGCTGGCGGTGGTGGACCCGCATACCCGGGTTCACGGCATCAAGAATCTGCGGGTGGTGGACTCGTCCATCTTCCCGACCATACCCAACGGCAACCTGAACGCGCCCACCATCATGGTGGCCGAGCGGGCAGCCGATCTGATCCGGGGCAGGGAGCCCCTGCAACCTTCTGACGCGCCTGTGGTGATGGATGACCAGTGGCAGGGGCGGCAGCGACCGGGACAGGCAAAGCGCGCGCTGGGTTAG
- the betI gene encoding transcriptional regulator BetI, whose product MPIVGVKDTRKQQLIDATMESIAELGMQNTTIVSISKRAGMSSGIISHYFGGKQGLIEAALRYLLDQLGKELRERMAKTDGSPEQRLNCIIESNFSEFQRSALAAKTWLSFWARSMHEPGLQRLQQINNARLYSNLRYSFAQVLAPEAATEAARQTAALIDGFWLRSALSLDPLESFEAGERLCKKFVHETLAQAGPEHHFNSNGPQGLKTLNRG is encoded by the coding sequence ATGCCGATTGTTGGAGTTAAAGACACACGAAAGCAGCAGTTGATCGATGCCACCATGGAGTCCATCGCCGAACTGGGGATGCAGAACACCACCATTGTGAGCATCAGCAAGCGGGCGGGAATGTCCTCGGGCATCATCAGCCATTATTTCGGTGGCAAGCAGGGTTTGATTGAAGCCGCGTTGAGATACCTGCTGGATCAACTGGGTAAGGAATTGCGGGAGCGCATGGCAAAGACCGACGGCTCTCCCGAGCAGCGGCTGAACTGCATCATCGAATCGAACTTTTCCGAGTTCCAGCGCTCAGCGCTGGCGGCCAAAACCTGGTTGAGCTTCTGGGCGCGCTCCATGCATGAGCCCGGCCTCCAGCGTCTGCAGCAGATCAACAACGCGCGGCTGTACAGCAACCTGCGTTATTCCTTTGCCCAGGTGCTTGCGCCCGAAGCTGCGACGGAAGCCGCGCGGCAAACCGCAGCACTGATCGACGGCTTCTGGCTGCGCAGCGCCCTGAGCCTGGACCCGCTCGAGAGCTTCGAGGCCGGCGAGCGGCTCTGCAAGAAATTCGTCCACGAGACACTGGCCCAGGCCGGGCCTGAGCATCACTTTAATTCGAATGGCCCACAAGGCCTGAAGACACTGAACCGAGGTTAA
- a CDS encoding BCCT family transporter has translation MTLWLSTGLIFTFAAIALILYKWWDIKCIGVTPVRTFTFIAILFTSGLDVGLIMFPLTEFGGYGDLSASPEYGFANPLAIEFGFWAFLIWGFYFLTCFYFAIIEPRVQFFEIPLVKVVNNVVIIGTCAFTAYLLLVNLPWYLPQLGDGESVVPAFYFIVFAAIGLAVYSSSKIKYVRILSLGSSVLFITLIVGMWFRAFVLGEGSPADFLGTAGLLGEYFTNIHQFALPINDYHEFYLFWWFAWSIMIGQFTARFVSGIRTWQLLIAMLVVPSIAIGVWFSVLYHYHAEGLQIAAFTNLAMITVGVLMVVNSLDSLIRLYTDNLNMTAQRLGRANYVVFNFLAMVGLTMLFQLDFLRIQWVGALVIALYFACFAYILAKKRVEVMTIKSSPKENILDFRKIELAG, from the coding sequence ATGACACTCTGGTTATCCACCGGCCTGATTTTTACCTTCGCCGCCATTGCCCTGATTCTGTACAAATGGTGGGATATCAAGTGCATCGGCGTCACGCCGGTTCGTACTTTCACTTTTATCGCTATCCTGTTCACCTCCGGGCTGGATGTGGGGCTGATCATGTTCCCGTTGACTGAATTCGGCGGTTATGGCGATCTTTCGGCGAGTCCCGAGTACGGTTTTGCCAATCCGCTGGCGATTGAATTCGGGTTCTGGGCCTTCCTGATCTGGGGCTTCTATTTCCTGACCTGCTTCTACTTCGCGATCATTGAACCGCGGGTGCAGTTTTTCGAGATACCGCTGGTCAAGGTCGTCAACAATGTGGTGATCATCGGCACCTGTGCCTTCACAGCCTACCTGCTGTTGGTGAACCTGCCCTGGTACCTCCCGCAACTCGGTGACGGTGAGTCCGTCGTGCCGGCGTTTTACTTCATTGTGTTTGCTGCCATTGGCCTGGCGGTCTATTCCAGCTCGAAGATCAAGTACGTGCGTATTCTCAGCCTGGGCTCCAGTGTGTTGTTCATCACCCTGATTGTCGGTATGTGGTTCCGGGCGTTTGTGCTGGGCGAGGGGTCGCCGGCGGATTTCCTTGGCACGGCCGGACTGTTGGGCGAGTATTTCACCAACATCCACCAGTTTGCGTTGCCGATCAATGACTACCACGAGTTCTACCTGTTCTGGTGGTTCGCCTGGAGCATCATGATCGGCCAGTTCACCGCCCGTTTCGTCAGCGGTATCCGGACCTGGCAGCTGTTGATCGCCATGTTGGTGGTACCGTCCATCGCCATCGGTGTGTGGTTCTCGGTGCTCTACCATTATCACGCCGAGGGCCTGCAGATTGCGGCCTTCACCAATCTGGCGATGATTACCGTGGGGGTGCTGATGGTGGTGAACTCGCTGGATTCCCTGATCCGGCTCTACACCGATAACCTGAATATGACGGCCCAGCGCCTGGGCAGGGCGAACTATGTGGTGTTCAACTTCCTGGCGATGGTGGGCCTGACCATGCTGTTCCAGCTGGATTTCCTGAGAATCCAGTGGGTGGGTGCCCTGGTTATCGCCCTGTACTTTGCCTGCTTTGCCTACATCCTGGCGAAGAAGCGGGTGGAGGTGATGACCATCAAGTCGTCACCGAAAGAGAATATTCTCGACTTCCGCAAGATTGAACTGGCTGGTTAA
- the betB gene encoding betaine-aldehyde dehydrogenase — protein sequence MSASASVPVVQNFVHGRFLANSTGETFPVVNPATGQVIYEVEVADESVQQAAIESARAGFSEWSAMTAIERSRILLKAVALLRERNDELAAVEVNDTGKPWQEAEAVDVVTGADAIEFFAGLAPSIEGNQQDLGGDFYYTRREPLGICAGIGAWNYPIQIACWKSAPALACGNAMIFKPSEETPMGAVKLAEIFIEAGVPAGVFNVVQGAADVGQWLTHHPEIAKVSFTGEVETGKKVMAAAATTLKDVTMELGGKSPLIIFDDADLENAVSAAMVGNFYTQGEICTNGTRVFVHEDIYPRFMDRLLERTRNNIKPGDPMNPDTNFGALISEKHRDLVLDYIAKGLAEGATLSHGGRAFDPEDSKGGYFVEPTIFTDCTDDMTIVKEEIFGPVMSVLTFSDEDEVIARANHTDTGLAAGVFTNDIRRAHRVIHQIQAGICWINSYGASPAEMPVGGYKLSGIGRENGRETLSHYTQIKSVYVGMEDIDAPF from the coding sequence ATGTCTGCATCCGCATCTGTTCCCGTTGTTCAAAATTTCGTGCATGGGCGTTTTCTGGCCAACAGCACCGGTGAAACCTTCCCGGTGGTGAACCCGGCCACCGGCCAGGTGATCTACGAGGTGGAGGTGGCCGACGAGTCGGTGCAGCAGGCGGCCATCGAAAGTGCCCGCGCGGGTTTTTCCGAGTGGTCCGCGATGACCGCTATTGAGCGCAGCCGGATTCTGCTGAAGGCCGTGGCGCTGCTCCGTGAGCGCAACGACGAGCTGGCGGCGGTGGAAGTGAATGACACCGGCAAACCCTGGCAGGAAGCGGAAGCGGTGGATGTGGTGACCGGCGCTGACGCCATCGAATTCTTTGCCGGCCTGGCACCGTCCATTGAGGGCAATCAGCAGGACCTGGGCGGTGATTTCTATTACACCCGCCGTGAACCGCTGGGGATCTGCGCCGGTATCGGCGCCTGGAATTACCCAATCCAGATAGCCTGCTGGAAGTCCGCACCGGCGCTGGCCTGCGGCAACGCAATGATCTTCAAGCCGTCGGAGGAAACGCCGATGGGGGCGGTGAAGCTGGCGGAAATCTTTATCGAAGCCGGTGTGCCTGCGGGCGTGTTCAACGTGGTGCAGGGCGCGGCGGACGTCGGCCAGTGGCTGACTCATCATCCGGAGATTGCCAAGGTGTCCTTTACCGGCGAAGTGGAGACCGGCAAGAAGGTGATGGCAGCGGCAGCAACCACCCTGAAAGACGTCACCATGGAACTGGGCGGCAAGTCACCGCTGATCATCTTTGATGACGCGGATCTGGAGAACGCCGTCTCCGCCGCAATGGTGGGCAACTTCTATACCCAGGGCGAGATCTGCACCAACGGGACCCGGGTGTTTGTCCATGAAGACATCTACCCGCGCTTTATGGACCGCCTGCTGGAACGCACCCGCAACAACATCAAACCCGGTGACCCGATGAACCCGGACACCAACTTCGGTGCCCTGATCTCCGAAAAACACCGGGATCTGGTGCTGGATTACATCGCCAAAGGACTCGCCGAGGGCGCTACCCTGAGCCACGGCGGCCGGGCCTTTGATCCCGAAGACTCCAAAGGTGGCTATTTCGTGGAGCCGACTATCTTCACCGACTGCACCGACGATATGACCATCGTGAAGGAAGAAATCTTCGGGCCGGTGATGTCAGTGCTGACGTTCTCCGATGAGGACGAGGTGATTGCCCGGGCCAACCACACCGATACCGGTCTGGCTGCCGGCGTGTTCACCAACGACATCCGTCGCGCCCACCGGGTGATTCACCAGATCCAGGCCGGTATCTGCTGGATCAACAGCTACGGCGCCTCCCCGGCGGAAATGCCGGTGGGTGGCTACAAACTCTCCGGCATCGGCCGCGAAAACGGGCGCGAGACCCTTTCCCACTACACCCAGATCAAGTCGGTGTACGTGGGGATGGAAGACATCGACGCGCCGTTTTAA